A window of Fictibacillus halophilus contains these coding sequences:
- a CDS encoding peptidylprolyl isomerase gives MKKGSIEFENGEKIVFDLYQEEAPGTVENFEKLANEGFYNGVTFHRVIPGFVAQGGDPTGTGAGGPGYSIPCETEGNPHKHVAGSLSMAHAGRDTGGSQFFIVHEPQPHLNGVHTVFGQVTEGMETVLRIKQGDVMKEVKVWEE, from the coding sequence ATGAAAAAAGGTTCGATTGAATTTGAAAACGGCGAAAAAATTGTATTTGATCTGTATCAGGAGGAAGCACCTGGAACAGTAGAAAACTTTGAAAAACTTGCAAACGAAGGATTTTACAACGGTGTAACGTTCCACCGTGTTATCCCTGGATTTGTTGCTCAAGGTGGAGATCCAACAGGAACTGGAGCTGGCGGCCCTGGTTATTCAATTCCTTGTGAAACAGAAGGAAACCCGCATAAGCACGTAGCAGGATCTCTTTCAATGGCGCATGCTGGCCGCGATACAGGTGGAAGCCAATTCTTTATCGTACACGAGCCACAGCCGCACTTGAACGGTGTTCATACTGTTTTTGGACAAGTTACAGAAGGTATGGAAACGGTTCTTCGTATTAAACAAGGCGATGTAATGAAAGAAGTTAAAGTTTGGGAAGAATAA
- the spoVAC gene encoding stage V sporulation protein AC, which translates to MATKEEQQAYAEKIKSIQPKPPYVLNCLKAFLIGGIICTIGQAIQMFYMTYFNFTQETAGNPTVATLILIAALLTGLGVYDKIGQFAGAGSVVPVTGFANAVTSAALEHKSEGLVLGVATNLFKLAGAVIVFGAVSAYVFGMIRYIFQHLT; encoded by the coding sequence ATGGCAACAAAAGAAGAACAGCAGGCATATGCCGAAAAAATTAAGTCGATACAGCCGAAACCTCCGTATGTTTTAAATTGTTTAAAAGCTTTTTTAATAGGTGGGATCATCTGCACGATCGGTCAAGCGATTCAAATGTTTTATATGACTTACTTTAATTTCACGCAAGAAACAGCGGGAAATCCGACAGTTGCTACGCTCATTCTAATCGCAGCACTGTTAACAGGACTTGGAGTATACGATAAGATTGGTCAATTCGCTGGAGCGGGTTCTGTTGTTCCTGTAACAGGATTCGCTAATGCCGTTACGAGTGCGGCTTTAGAACATAAAAGTGAAGGTCTAGTACTCGGAGTCGCTACAAATCTCTTCAAATTAGCTGGAGCTGTTATTGTATTCGGAGCTGTTTCCGCCTACGTTTTCGGTATGATCCGCTACATCTTTCAGCACTTGACATAA
- a CDS encoding segregation/condensation protein A — MQYSVKLDGFEGPLDLLLHLIQTYEVDIYDIPVAIITEQYLQYIHTMKELKLDVASEFLVMAATLLAIKSKMLLPKHEEELFENQMELEMEEDPRDELVRRLVEYRKYKHAADELKERESARSLIYTRQPADLSQFEKEESAKQVTNVTLYDMLQAMQKVFQEKVTRAPKQTTIERQEIPIERRMEQIKTSLLSVGGRKKFTDLFDKSTKEHVVVTFLAILELMKVKSINCEQQDHFSEIYITMLEE, encoded by the coding sequence ATGCAATATAGTGTGAAGCTTGATGGATTTGAAGGTCCGCTAGACTTACTGCTTCATTTGATACAAACCTACGAAGTGGATATTTATGATATTCCGGTAGCCATCATAACTGAGCAATACCTTCAATATATACATACGATGAAAGAACTTAAACTTGATGTGGCAAGTGAATTTTTAGTTATGGCAGCTACTCTTCTTGCAATCAAGAGCAAGATGTTGCTCCCAAAGCATGAAGAAGAGCTTTTTGAGAATCAAATGGAACTCGAGATGGAAGAAGACCCAAGAGATGAACTAGTAAGAAGACTTGTTGAATATAGAAAGTACAAGCATGCTGCGGATGAACTTAAAGAACGAGAATCAGCAAGAAGCTTAATATATACACGACAGCCTGCCGATCTCTCGCAGTTTGAGAAAGAAGAATCGGCAAAACAGGTCACCAACGTAACACTTTATGATATGTTGCAGGCCATGCAGAAGGTCTTTCAAGAAAAGGTTACGCGAGCACCAAAACAAACGACTATCGAGCGGCAAGAGATACCGATCGAAAGAAGGATGGAACAGATCAAAACCTCTCTTCTTTCAGTAGGAGGAAGAAAAAAGTTTACAGACCTTTTTGATAAGAGTACGAAAGAACATGTCGTTGTAACGTTTCTTGCTATATTAGAACTTATGAAAGTAAAATCAATTAATTGCGAACAACAAGATCATTTTAGCGAAATATATATAACGATGTTAGAGGAGTAA
- the scpB gene encoding SMC-Scp complex subunit ScpB, with translation MERNEYKAVVEGLLFVSGDEGIDRKQIAQVLEIDSKELDPIIEELKQSYASSERGMSIVEYAGSLQFVTKAEHAAFYERLVETPGHATLSQAALETLAIIAYKQPITRSEIEEVRGVKTEKPLQTLSAKGLVKEVGRAEGTGRAILYGTTKAFLEHFGLQSVKELPPLPENIQEENVEQEADLFFSKFQESLSTDE, from the coding sequence TTGGAACGAAATGAATATAAAGCGGTTGTTGAGGGTCTGCTTTTTGTCAGCGGAGATGAAGGAATCGACAGAAAACAGATCGCTCAAGTGTTGGAGATCGATAGCAAAGAACTTGATCCCATCATTGAAGAGTTGAAACAAAGTTATGCTTCATCAGAAAGAGGGATGTCTATTGTTGAGTATGCAGGGTCCCTTCAATTTGTAACTAAAGCAGAACATGCTGCCTTTTATGAGCGCCTTGTTGAAACGCCTGGTCATGCGACACTTTCTCAAGCTGCCCTTGAAACGCTTGCGATCATTGCCTATAAACAGCCTATTACGAGGTCAGAGATCGAAGAAGTAAGAGGTGTGAAAACTGAAAAACCGTTACAGACACTATCTGCAAAAGGGTTAGTAAAAGAAGTTGGAAGAGCAGAAGGAACAGGACGGGCAATATTATATGGAACAACAAAAGCATTCCTAGAACATTTCGGTTTGCAAAGTGTAAAAGAGCTGCCGCCTCTTCCTGAGAACATTCAGGAAGAAAATGTAGAACAAGAAGCAGATCTGTTCTTTTCAAAGTTTCAAGAATCACTATCTACTGACGAATAA
- a CDS encoding D-alanyl-D-alanine carboxypeptidase family protein, with the protein MKRRLKRKPLLLVMICMLILAAFPQEAKAEPGVSANAAVLMEQSSGRVLYGRNEHRPMRIASITKIMTAILAIESGKMNDTVTITEAASRTEGSSLYLKPGEKIPLKDLVYGLMLRSGNDSAVAIAEHVGGSLDGFSFLMNQKAEEIGMKHTRFRNPHGLDTHEDHYSTAYDMAILTKYAMNNDTFKDVSSTKVYRSEQTGEKWDRVWRNKNKMLKLYEYSTGGKTGYTKRAKRTLVSTAEKDGMELIAVTLNDPNDWDDHRNLFEWGFHSFKMTELIKEGEIPGIKDKGYKGKVEAARTFTYPLQKEEMKQISSSIQLYELPKSGKWEEEKVPKPVGRYFIDLKETRIADLPLYYDGKALIKPDQGGLWSSFKSIFNKLFFVAKEDNRLW; encoded by the coding sequence ATGAAACGAAGACTAAAACGAAAACCACTGCTCCTCGTTATGATCTGTATGCTTATCCTTGCTGCATTCCCGCAAGAAGCAAAAGCTGAACCCGGTGTATCAGCAAATGCTGCTGTGTTGATGGAGCAATCATCTGGAAGAGTATTATATGGACGCAATGAACATCGCCCCATGAGAATAGCAAGTATCACGAAGATCATGACGGCGATTCTTGCGATAGAGTCAGGAAAGATGAATGATACGGTGACCATAACGGAAGCTGCATCCCGAACAGAAGGATCATCTCTATACTTAAAGCCAGGTGAGAAGATACCATTAAAAGATTTAGTGTATGGCTTGATGCTTCGCTCTGGAAATGATTCTGCAGTAGCGATCGCTGAGCATGTTGGAGGAAGTTTAGATGGCTTTTCCTTTCTGATGAACCAAAAAGCAGAAGAAATAGGAATGAAACACACAAGGTTTAGAAATCCTCATGGACTCGACACGCATGAAGATCATTATTCGACCGCTTATGATATGGCTATTCTAACGAAGTATGCGATGAATAATGATACGTTTAAAGACGTGTCATCAACAAAGGTATACCGTTCAGAACAAACCGGTGAAAAATGGGATAGAGTATGGCGCAACAAAAATAAGATGTTGAAGTTATATGAATATTCAACTGGCGGCAAAACCGGATATACAAAACGTGCTAAAAGAACGCTAGTATCAACTGCTGAAAAAGACGGAATGGAACTGATTGCTGTAACACTCAACGATCCTAACGATTGGGACGATCATCGGAATTTGTTTGAGTGGGGATTCCATTCGTTTAAGATGACAGAACTAATTAAAGAAGGCGAAATTCCGGGAATCAAAGATAAAGGATATAAAGGGAAAGTTGAAGCTGCTCGAACGTTCACTTATCCTTTGCAAAAAGAAGAGATGAAACAGATCTCTTCTTCCATCCAGTTGTATGAACTTCCTAAATCAGGTAAGTGGGAAGAAGAAAAAGTTCCTAAGCCTGTTGGTAGGTATTTCATAGATTTAAAGGAAACAAGAATCGCTGATCTACCTCTTTATTATGATGGTAAAGCATTGATCAAACCTGATCAGGGAGGTCTCTGGTCGTCATTTAAAAGCATATTCAACAAATTATTTTTTGTAGCTAAGGAAGACAATCGCCTATGGTGA
- a CDS encoding type III polyketide synthase, protein MPRIAAVETINPPHQLSQNQTMEFARNLFQDAFSDIERLLKVFQNGEIESRYFAMPIEWFKEKRSFQEKNDLYIDFATNLGAECIEKVMSDRSLNVSYEDIDAIFFISSSGLSTPSIEARIMNILPFSSHTKRIPIWGLGCAGGASGFSRAHDYCKAYPKSNVLVLSVELCSLTFQHEDLSKSNLVGTSLFADGVACALICGDESDAAKPSEVSPYIKDTMSTLKPHSEDVMGWEVKDTGLYVVFSRDIPNVIRTWLKPNVDEFLHRNQLVGEQIKHFIAHPGGKKVLQAYVDALGIPLSKTDISREVLRENGNMSSATVFYVLKNFMQTEKEEGDLGVMAALGPGFSSELLLVEWRK, encoded by the coding sequence TTGCCAAGAATAGCAGCAGTAGAAACGATAAATCCCCCTCATCAACTTTCCCAGAATCAAACAATGGAATTTGCAAGGAACCTATTTCAAGACGCGTTCTCAGATATCGAGCGTTTGCTCAAAGTATTTCAGAATGGTGAGATCGAGTCACGCTATTTCGCGATGCCTATAGAGTGGTTCAAGGAAAAAAGAAGTTTTCAAGAGAAAAATGATTTATATATAGACTTTGCAACTAATTTAGGGGCAGAATGTATCGAGAAAGTTATGTCTGATCGAAGTCTTAACGTTTCATATGAAGATATTGATGCCATTTTCTTCATCTCGAGTTCAGGTCTATCAACTCCAAGTATTGAAGCTAGAATCATGAACATCCTCCCGTTTTCTTCACATACAAAAAGGATTCCAATTTGGGGATTAGGATGTGCTGGTGGTGCATCAGGTTTTTCAAGAGCACACGATTATTGTAAAGCATATCCAAAATCAAACGTGCTCGTATTAAGTGTAGAACTTTGTTCACTAACATTTCAGCACGAAGATCTTTCAAAGAGCAATTTAGTAGGTACATCTTTGTTTGCAGATGGAGTTGCGTGCGCACTAATATGCGGTGATGAGTCCGACGCAGCAAAACCATCAGAAGTATCTCCTTACATAAAAGATACGATGTCCACATTGAAGCCGCATTCTGAAGATGTGATGGGGTGGGAAGTAAAGGACACAGGTTTATATGTTGTTTTCTCTAGAGATATTCCTAATGTCATTCGGACGTGGCTCAAACCGAACGTAGATGAGTTCTTACATAGAAATCAGCTTGTCGGAGAACAGATCAAACACTTCATCGCTCATCCTGGCGGAAAGAAAGTTTTACAAGCATACGTGGATGCCCTAGGAATTCCGTTATCCAAAACCGATATCTCAAGAGAAGTATTAAGAGAAAATGGAAATATGTCATCTGCGACTGTTTTCTATGTCTTAAAAAATTTCATGCAAACAGAAAAAGAAGAGGGAGATCTAGGTGTGATGGCTGCTTTAGGACCAGGTTTTTCTTCTGAACTTCTTTTAGTGGAATGGAGGAAGTAG
- a CDS encoding stage V sporulation protein AE: MVKKRVIFITDGDLYALRVVEHAAKQVGGRCISQSWGNPTRKSGIELVEMIRKTPHDPVLVMFDDCGFKGEGPGEHAMRYIHQQKDIEVIGAVAVASKTHFTEWTKVHCSMDRYGELTEFGIDKSGIPDLETGRINGDTVYILDELNLPFVVGVGDIGKMAGFDAIEKGAPITVKAIQLILERSESIGNRKK, from the coding sequence ATGGTGAAAAAACGGGTCATTTTCATAACAGATGGAGATCTGTATGCGTTGCGAGTTGTAGAGCATGCGGCAAAACAAGTTGGAGGACGTTGTATTTCACAATCTTGGGGAAATCCAACGAGAAAAAGCGGTATAGAGCTTGTAGAGATGATCCGTAAAACACCTCATGACCCTGTACTTGTGATGTTTGATGACTGTGGATTTAAAGGAGAAGGTCCGGGAGAACATGCGATGAGATACATTCATCAACAGAAAGATATAGAGGTTATTGGTGCTGTAGCCGTAGCTTCGAAAACGCATTTTACAGAATGGACAAAAGTTCACTGTTCTATGGATCGATATGGAGAACTAACAGAGTTTGGTATTGATAAGAGTGGGATTCCGGACCTAGAAACAGGAAGGATTAACGGGGATACCGTCTATATCCTCGATGAATTAAACCTTCCTTTCGTAGTAGGTGTCGGGGACATCGGAAAAATGGCAGGTTTTGATGCAATAGAAAAAGGAGCTCCAATTACTGTAAAAGCAATTCAACTCATTTTAGAAAGGAGCGAATCAATTGGCAACCGAAAAAAATAA
- the lysA gene encoding diaminopimelate decarboxylase, protein MNLHGTSKIGDNHHLWIGGLDTVDLAKKYGTPLYLYDLSLIKNRARGFKKAFEENEVGYQVAYASKAFSSIAMFQLIEQEGLSLDVVSGGELYTALQAEFPPERIHFHGNNKSLAELEFALTAGVGCIVVDNFHEISLLKMLSSKLNKKVNILLRLTPGIEAHTHDYIITGQEDSKFGFDLGNGQGDKALQEVLAFEGFRVLGIHCHIGSQIFETEGFTLAIEKLFGHFKKWEENYSYFPSVVNLGGGFGIQYTSEDTPLSPEQYVSAMIVEVKKQMIHFEGQELPELWIEPGRSLVGDAGTTIYSIGSQKEIEGVRHYVSIDGGMTDNIRPALYQAKYEAFVANKMNAEPTQTVSIAGKCCESGDMLIWDIALPEVCEHDFLAVSCTGAYGYSMASNYNRIQRPAVVFVENGEEQLVVKRETYEDLIKNDVPLKSNVFV, encoded by the coding sequence GTGAATTTACACGGAACATCAAAAATTGGAGATAATCATCATCTATGGATCGGTGGTTTAGATACGGTAGATCTAGCGAAAAAATACGGAACGCCGCTTTATCTGTATGATCTATCCTTAATTAAAAATAGAGCAAGAGGCTTCAAAAAAGCATTCGAGGAAAATGAGGTAGGATATCAAGTCGCTTATGCTTCAAAAGCTTTTTCATCGATCGCTATGTTTCAGCTAATCGAGCAAGAAGGATTGAGTCTCGATGTAGTTTCAGGCGGTGAACTTTACACAGCACTTCAAGCCGAATTTCCACCTGAGAGAATACACTTTCATGGAAACAACAAGAGCTTAGCAGAATTAGAATTTGCACTTACCGCTGGAGTCGGCTGTATTGTAGTGGATAACTTTCATGAGATCTCATTGTTAAAAATGCTGAGCAGTAAGCTGAACAAAAAAGTAAACATCTTACTACGCTTAACTCCGGGAATTGAAGCACACACACATGATTACATCATAACAGGTCAAGAAGATTCTAAATTTGGATTTGATCTAGGAAATGGTCAAGGAGACAAAGCACTTCAAGAAGTACTTGCATTTGAAGGCTTTCGAGTTTTAGGCATTCACTGTCATATTGGCTCTCAAATCTTTGAAACAGAAGGGTTCACCCTTGCGATTGAAAAGTTATTCGGTCACTTTAAGAAATGGGAAGAAAACTATAGCTATTTTCCAAGTGTCGTAAACCTTGGAGGCGGGTTCGGCATTCAATACACATCAGAGGATACACCGCTTTCTCCTGAACAGTACGTTTCGGCGATGATTGTAGAAGTGAAAAAGCAGATGATTCACTTTGAAGGGCAAGAGCTGCCTGAACTTTGGATCGAACCAGGCCGTTCACTCGTAGGTGATGCAGGTACGACGATCTATTCGATCGGCTCACAAAAAGAGATCGAAGGAGTTAGACACTATGTGTCTATTGATGGTGGGATGACAGATAACATTCGTCCTGCACTCTATCAAGCAAAATATGAAGCATTCGTAGCAAATAAGATGAACGCAGAACCAACACAAACGGTATCTATCGCAGGCAAATGCTGTGAGAGTGGCGATATGTTGATCTGGGACATCGCCCTTCCTGAAGTATGTGAACACGACTTCTTAGCAGTTTCCTGTACCGGTGCTTACGGTTATAGTATGGCGAGCAACTATAATAGAATCCAGCGGCCGGCTGTGGTTTTTGTAGAGAACGGTGAAGAACAGCTGGTAGTTAAGCGGGAAACGTATGAAGACCTTATCAAGAACGATGTTCCGTTAAAATCGAATGTTTTTGTGTAA
- a CDS encoding isoprenylcysteine carboxyl methyltransferase family protein gives MNWFLLFWSFLIVQRLAEVRIAKSNEKKLVSKGAVEAGSDHYKWMVSMHVAFFVVFFLEVYVFNAQPPSWWVVPFILFLIAQVIRVWAISSLGEFWNTKIILLPGANVVAKGPYRFMRHPNYTVVSLELLVMPLIFGAYFTAILFTILNIFMLRVRIPAEEKALMELTDYEKSHGQKQRFFPSQ, from the coding sequence ATGAACTGGTTTCTTCTATTTTGGAGTTTTCTCATCGTACAGAGATTAGCAGAAGTAAGGATTGCTAAATCTAACGAAAAGAAGCTTGTGAGTAAAGGCGCAGTGGAAGCGGGGAGTGATCACTATAAGTGGATGGTTTCCATGCATGTAGCGTTCTTTGTTGTTTTCTTTTTAGAAGTATACGTGTTTAACGCACAGCCGCCTAGCTGGTGGGTTGTTCCATTTATCCTGTTTTTAATAGCTCAAGTGATTCGTGTGTGGGCGATTTCATCTTTAGGCGAGTTTTGGAATACGAAGATAATTCTGCTTCCTGGTGCGAATGTGGTAGCTAAAGGACCATATCGTTTTATGAGACATCCAAATTATACAGTCGTATCTTTAGAGCTCTTAGTTATGCCATTAATTTTTGGTGCTTATTTTACGGCTATCCTTTTCACGATCTTAAATATCTTCATGTTAAGAGTGCGGATACCAGCTGAAGAAAAAGCACTCATGGAATTAACAGACTACGAAAAAAGCCATGGTCAAAAACAACGGTTTTTTCCTTCCCAATAA
- a CDS encoding spore germination protein yields the protein MATEKNKTPISKNIEDTERFLKERLGIGVSFDVGVRKIFVLKKELQLYYCTGLCDSEFIIMIYRELMDMDHGHRAPSKVKDLVHNHLAHQQVEITKSLDEAVDRMLSGLIVIFIDGEEEAFVVDVRSYPGRSPEEPDIEKVVRGARDGYTENIIINTALTRRRIRDERLRHEILQVGERSKTDVCLAYIQDVADPGLVDLIRKELNSIEIDGIPMADKTIEEFVVKQGWNPFPLVRYTERPDVAAQHLMEGHVLIITDTSPSVIITPTTLFHHVQHAEEFRQTPFIGAFLRWTRFTGMLASVFLVPMWLLFSMEEQLLPPFIDFIGPNKHTNIPLFLQIIFAEIGIDILRLAAIHTPSALSTAMGLIAAVLIGQIAIDVGLFVPEVILYVAIAAIGAFSTPSYELSIANRVLRLFLIIMVMLFKVPGFIVGFTIMIIYMATIKNLNTPYLWPFIPFNPKAFLQIVIRVAVPLSKVRPSIVHPQNTKKQPTN from the coding sequence TTGGCAACCGAAAAAAATAAAACACCAATCAGTAAAAACATTGAAGATACGGAAAGGTTTCTAAAAGAGCGACTCGGCATTGGTGTAAGTTTTGATGTTGGTGTCAGAAAGATCTTTGTTTTAAAAAAGGAACTTCAGCTGTATTATTGTACGGGACTTTGTGACAGTGAGTTCATTATCATGATCTATCGCGAACTAATGGATATGGATCATGGTCATCGCGCACCAAGTAAAGTAAAAGATCTTGTACATAACCACCTTGCCCATCAGCAAGTAGAGATTACGAAGTCGTTGGATGAAGCTGTAGACCGTATGCTCTCAGGTCTGATCGTTATATTCATTGATGGTGAAGAAGAAGCATTCGTTGTGGATGTAAGAAGTTATCCAGGAAGATCACCAGAAGAGCCAGACATTGAGAAAGTGGTAAGGGGAGCTCGTGATGGATACACGGAGAATATTATCATCAATACTGCTCTTACGAGAAGGCGTATTCGAGATGAACGATTAAGACACGAAATTCTTCAAGTAGGTGAGCGTTCCAAAACGGATGTGTGTCTGGCTTATATTCAAGATGTAGCTGATCCTGGACTCGTTGACCTTATTAGAAAAGAGCTAAACTCTATTGAGATCGACGGAATACCCATGGCCGATAAGACGATAGAAGAATTTGTAGTAAAACAAGGCTGGAATCCGTTTCCTTTAGTCCGTTACACAGAAAGACCCGATGTTGCTGCTCAACACTTGATGGAAGGTCATGTTTTAATCATCACAGATACATCGCCAAGTGTCATCATCACACCTACAACACTTTTTCATCACGTACAACATGCAGAAGAGTTTAGGCAGACACCATTCATAGGTGCATTTTTAAGATGGACCCGTTTTACAGGTATGCTGGCATCGGTATTCTTAGTACCAATGTGGCTATTGTTCTCGATGGAAGAACAGTTGCTGCCACCTTTTATTGATTTTATAGGGCCCAATAAGCACACGAACATACCTTTGTTTCTCCAGATTATTTTTGCAGAGATCGGTATAGATATCTTAAGACTTGCCGCCATTCATACACCTAGTGCACTCTCAACTGCCATGGGTCTAATTGCAGCTGTATTGATCGGCCAAATTGCAATAGATGTAGGTTTATTCGTTCCAGAAGTTATTTTATACGTTGCGATTGCAGCGATCGGAGCGTTCTCTACACCTAGTTATGAGTTAAGTATCGCCAACAGGGTTTTGCGCCTCTTTCTGATAATAATGGTCATGCTTTTCAAAGTTCCTGGGTTTATCGTTGGTTTTACGATTATGATCATTTATATGGCAACGATTAAGAATCTGAACACGCCTTATCTATGGCCGTTCATTCCATTTAATCCTAAAGCATTCCTGCAGATCGTTATTCGAGTAGCCGTTCCACTATCTAAAGTTCGGCCAAGTATCGTACATCCGCAGAACACCAAAAAACAGCCAACTAATTAA
- the spoVAD gene encoding stage V sporulation protein AD → MNLFGRQTWKFANNIYLNAAGTAVGPMESEGPLGKYFDKTYNNLHCGQKNWELAERQLMEDAINACLHKVKMKPEDINFLLAGDLLNQIVSSNYTARGNGIPFLGVFGACSTSMESLALGAALVDGGYANRIVAAVSSHNATAERQFRYPTEYGGQKPDTATFTVTGAGAALVSKEVSDIKITSATVGKVVDLGIKDPFDMGSAMAPAAADTIAAHFKEMDVQPDEYDLIATGDLSGVGAPIVKMLLKEQGYDVSDNHRDCGLMIYRSGQQVFAGGSGCACSAVVTYGYILDEIRKGNLKKVLMVATGALLNPVMVQQKESIPTVAHGVVLERAEGGQ, encoded by the coding sequence TTGAATTTATTCGGAAGACAAACATGGAAATTTGCAAATAATATTTACTTAAATGCGGCCGGAACTGCAGTAGGTCCGATGGAAAGCGAAGGACCTTTAGGCAAATATTTTGATAAAACGTATAACAACCTTCACTGTGGACAAAAGAATTGGGAACTTGCTGAACGTCAGTTGATGGAAGATGCGATCAATGCTTGTTTGCACAAAGTAAAGATGAAGCCAGAAGATATCAACTTCTTGTTGGCAGGAGACTTGTTAAACCAAATTGTTTCGTCAAACTATACAGCTAGAGGAAACGGTATACCGTTCCTAGGTGTATTCGGAGCATGTTCAACATCAATGGAGTCCCTAGCATTAGGTGCAGCTTTAGTGGATGGCGGGTATGCGAATCGAATTGTCGCTGCAGTAAGCTCACACAATGCTACAGCTGAAAGACAGTTTAGATATCCTACTGAATACGGCGGGCAGAAGCCAGATACAGCTACGTTTACCGTAACAGGTGCTGGTGCTGCACTTGTGAGCAAAGAGGTCTCAGATATAAAGATCACATCGGCAACTGTCGGAAAAGTAGTGGACTTAGGAATCAAAGATCCTTTTGACATGGGGTCAGCGATGGCTCCGGCAGCTGCAGACACGATCGCGGCTCATTTTAAAGAGATGGATGTTCAACCAGATGAGTACGATTTAATCGCAACAGGTGATCTTTCTGGAGTCGGTGCACCAATCGTTAAGATGTTATTAAAAGAGCAAGGTTATGATGTGTCCGACAATCATCGAGATTGTGGATTGATGATCTATCGAAGTGGACAGCAGGTTTTTGCAGGAGGAAGTGGCTGTGCCTGTTCTGCAGTCGTTACGTACGGATATATCTTAGACGAGATTCGAAAAGGCAATCTGAAGAAAGTCTTAATGGTCGCAACGGGTGCATTATTGAATCCGGTAATGGTTCAGCAAAAAGAGAGTATTCCAACGGTTGCTCACGGCGTGGTTCTAGAGCGAGCGGAAGGAGGGCAATAA
- the spoVAE gene encoding stage V sporulation protein AE, with the protein MEFFWAFVVGGAICVVGQLMMDVMKLTPAHVTTSFVVIGALLDAFGIYDNLIKFAGAGATVPITSFGHSLLHGAMASAEEHGFIGIAMGIFELTSAGISSAVLFGFLVAVIFEPKG; encoded by the coding sequence ATGGAATTTTTTTGGGCGTTTGTAGTTGGTGGCGCAATCTGTGTTGTCGGCCAGCTGATGATGGATGTAATGAAACTGACACCTGCTCATGTTACTACTTCTTTCGTAGTTATTGGCGCACTTCTTGATGCTTTTGGTATCTATGATAACCTGATTAAATTTGCCGGTGCAGGTGCTACCGTTCCCATTACCAGTTTTGGTCACTCTCTTCTGCATGGAGCGATGGCTTCAGCTGAGGAACATGGCTTTATCGGAATCGCTATGGGAATCTTTGAGTTAACATCTGCAGGAATATCATCTGCTGTTCTGTTTGGGTTTTTAGTAGCAGTCATCTTTGAACCAAAGGGGTGA
- a CDS encoding DUF309 domain-containing protein, producing the protein MTYPKPWIEYLVHFHRDQDYFECHEVLEEHWKDEGMEGDLWPGLIQLAVAQYHHRRGNYNGAKRMILSCKLKLQKEELALKALGIKTEPFFELLDKSIQRIEQQQPFESIALPLTTELFQTCLFEANATEEVWVSQTKIDDNIIHKHSLRDRSSVIDERNRQKRKKNRIL; encoded by the coding sequence GTGACTTACCCAAAACCATGGATTGAATACTTAGTGCATTTTCATAGAGATCAAGATTACTTTGAATGTCATGAAGTGCTTGAAGAGCATTGGAAGGATGAAGGAATGGAAGGTGACCTGTGGCCAGGACTGATCCAGCTTGCAGTAGCTCAATACCATCATCGGCGCGGAAACTACAATGGAGCTAAACGAATGATCTTGAGTTGTAAATTGAAACTACAAAAAGAAGAACTAGCATTGAAAGCACTCGGTATTAAAACTGAACCATTTTTTGAATTACTCGACAAAAGTATACAAAGAATCGAGCAACAGCAACCTTTTGAGTCAATAGCTCTTCCTCTGACGACGGAGTTATTTCAAACATGCTTATTTGAAGCGAATGCAACTGAAGAAGTTTGGGTCTCACAAACCAAAATTGATGACAACATCATTCATAAGCACTCATTAAGAGATCGCTCCTCTGTCATTGATGAACGAAATCGACAAAAACGAAAGAAGAACAGAATCTTATAA